A part of Chloroflexota bacterium genomic DNA contains:
- a CDS encoding NAD-dependent malic enzyme, which produces MAWQHKVMRTVRVRNQLIPGTLARLLTVIAERNGSIGEIRLIREGTKAIVRDITIYGDTVEQVEDIIAAMRANPGSQVLEVRDEVLEVHRGGKIAIRSRYKIDSLATLRRVYTPGVAQVCLQIADNPELAWQFTSISHLVAIITDGTAILGLGDIGPIAGMPVMEGKAMLMESLVGLSGVPILLNTKDVDEIVNAVAAIAPTFSAIQLEDISAPRCFEIEERLQQMLNIPIMHDDQHGTAVVVTAALKNACRYAGVDLHCATIGQIGLGAAGMAISRMLMHVSGQPVLGADLSEDALQRLESYGGQRATLDEIMAKADIVIATTGAPGLIKPEMVRKGQIIFALSNPNAEIEPETAITAGAAFAADGKSVNNVLGFPGIFRGAVDTHATRITPEMYLAAVDAIVAQTPEGELLPSPLTPEVHRAVARAVAEKALEQGVARTDYVPYVSDEEA; this is translated from the coding sequence ATGGCCTGGCAACACAAAGTGATGCGCACCGTGCGCGTCCGCAATCAACTCATCCCCGGCACCTTAGCCCGCCTGCTCACCGTCATCGCCGAGCGCAACGGCAGCATTGGCGAAATTCGCCTCATTCGGGAAGGCACCAAAGCCATTGTGCGCGACATCACCATTTACGGCGACACGGTCGAGCAAGTGGAAGACATCATTGCCGCGATGCGCGCCAACCCCGGCTCGCAGGTACTGGAAGTGCGCGACGAAGTGCTGGAAGTGCACCGCGGCGGGAAAATTGCCATCCGCAGCCGCTACAAAATCGATTCCCTCGCCACCCTGCGGCGGGTCTACACCCCCGGCGTGGCGCAAGTGTGCTTGCAAATTGCCGACAACCCCGAACTCGCCTGGCAATTCACCTCCATCAGCCACCTGGTGGCCATCATCACCGACGGCACGGCCATTCTCGGCCTGGGCGACATCGGCCCCATCGCCGGCATGCCGGTGATGGAAGGGAAAGCCATGCTCATGGAGAGCCTGGTAGGGCTTTCGGGCGTACCCATTCTGCTCAACACCAAAGACGTGGACGAAATCGTGAACGCCGTTGCGGCCATTGCGCCCACTTTCTCGGCCATCCAACTGGAAGACATTTCCGCACCGCGCTGCTTTGAAATCGAAGAGCGGCTCCAACAGATGCTAAACATCCCCATCATGCACGACGACCAGCACGGCACCGCGGTGGTGGTCACCGCCGCACTGAAGAACGCCTGCCGCTACGCGGGGGTCGATTTGCACTGCGCCACGATTGGGCAAATCGGCCTCGGCGCGGCGGGTATGGCGATCAGCCGCATGCTGATGCACGTCAGCGGTCAGCCCGTCTTGGGAGCCGACCTGAGCGAAGACGCCCTCCAGCGCCTGGAATCTTACGGCGGGCAACGCGCCACCCTGGATGAAATCATGGCCAAAGCCGACATCGTCATCGCCACCACAGGCGCGCCCGGCCTCATCAAACCCGAAATGGTGCGTAAAGGGCAGATCATCTTCGCCCTTTCCAACCCCAACGCCGAAATCGAACCCGAAACCGCCATCACCGCGGGAGCAGCCTTTGCCGCCGACGGCAAATCGGTCAACAATGTATTGGGCTTCCCCGGCATTTTCCGCGGGGCGGTCGACACCCATGCCACCCGCATCACCCCCGAAATGTACCTCGCGGCCGTCGACGCCATCGTCGCGCAAACACCCGAAGGCGAACTGCTGCCCAGCCCCCTGACGCCCGAGGTGCATCGTGCAGTGGCCCGTGCCGTGGCAGAAAAAGCCCTCGAGCAGGGCGTTGCCCGCACCGACTACGTGCCCTACGTGAGCGACGAAGAAGCATAG
- a CDS encoding SH3 domain-containing protein: MMSRTRFLLTVLLALAFLVAGCSLPTTSVPTPTAGPTVAPPTAAPPTAQPQPPTATPAQNTSGACMLTATASVKAYTRPSAQAQVFGTLSSGTQVQAQYRTPDGWYGFEPGVAQAGNVGIFRMRWVYGGKDIQMSGNCGQLPLAPPLPAGVCFFMAMDTTPVYILQGQNLQQIGSLAANQYAAVMGRGPGDWVELNLDSGQNNLHGQGWASLATGGFNGPCDNLPQVQASFPGAATPTPAPTSPPTPQSNETRIQFAAGAITWQAPITGNGNFVFNAMQGQSAEILVLQGGQPADAALAMAAPNGQPLQTYNIGRPDWRGVLPQSGDYHLSIAAPHGLAGMTLRVTIYPLPREPKPVTDTGVGFTLTYDGRYFHPQKPGVFPNEVFGLNLAYKDFFMNTNLQEAFFVMGLEPINNADSCLNTPPEGIAIQSAVGTWRVNGVNYRYYIGDEGAAGNFYHADIFRTYIHSRCITVYLYTHTTNINNYTPGSVTPYDKKGVLAQFKRVFFTLQWP; the protein is encoded by the coding sequence ATGATGTCTCGCACCCGTTTTTTGCTCACCGTGCTTTTGGCACTGGCCTTCCTGGTGGCCGGGTGTAGCCTGCCCACCACCAGCGTCCCAACCCCCACAGCGGGACCCACCGTCGCGCCACCTACGGCTGCGCCGCCCACCGCACAACCCCAGCCCCCCACCGCCACCCCGGCACAGAACACCAGCGGCGCTTGCATGCTCACCGCCACCGCGTCCGTCAAAGCCTACACCCGGCCCAGCGCCCAGGCCCAGGTCTTCGGCACCTTGAGTAGCGGCACCCAGGTACAGGCCCAATATCGCACCCCCGACGGGTGGTACGGTTTCGAGCCAGGGGTGGCTCAGGCCGGCAACGTCGGCATCTTCCGCATGCGCTGGGTTTACGGCGGCAAGGACATCCAAATGAGCGGCAATTGCGGCCAACTGCCGCTGGCCCCGCCTTTACCCGCCGGGGTATGCTTCTTTATGGCGATGGATACCACCCCCGTTTACATCCTTCAAGGCCAAAACCTGCAACAAATCGGCTCGCTGGCAGCCAATCAATACGCGGCAGTCATGGGGCGCGGCCCGGGCGACTGGGTGGAACTCAACCTGGATAGCGGCCAAAACAACCTTCACGGCCAGGGATGGGCCAGCCTGGCAACCGGCGGCTTCAACGGCCCCTGCGACAACCTGCCACAAGTGCAGGCTTCCTTCCCTGGGGCTGCCACCCCCACCCCAGCCCCTACCTCGCCCCCCACACCACAAAGCAACGAAACCCGCATCCAGTTCGCCGCCGGTGCCATCACGTGGCAAGCGCCCATCACCGGCAACGGCAATTTCGTCTTCAACGCCATGCAGGGGCAAAGCGCCGAAATTCTGGTACTGCAAGGTGGCCAGCCAGCCGACGCCGCCCTGGCAATGGCAGCCCCCAACGGCCAGCCATTGCAAACCTACAACATCGGCCGGCCCGACTGGCGCGGCGTGCTGCCCCAAAGCGGCGACTACCACCTCAGCATCGCCGCCCCCCACGGCCTTGCCGGCATGACCCTGCGCGTTACCATCTACCCTCTGCCCAGGGAACCCAAACCCGTGACCGACACCGGCGTGGGCTTCACCCTCACCTACGACGGCCGATACTTCCACCCCCAAAAGCCCGGCGTGTTCCCCAACGAAGTGTTTGGCCTCAACCTGGCCTACAAAGACTTCTTCATGAACACCAACCTGCAAGAAGCCTTCTTCGTCATGGGGTTGGAACCCATCAACAACGCCGATAGCTGCCTCAACACCCCACCGGAAGGCATTGCCATCCAGAGCGCGGTGGGCACATGGCGGGTCAACGGCGTGAACTACCGCTACTACATCGGCGACGAAGGCGCTGCCGGCAACTTTTACCATGCCGACATCTTCCGCACCTACATCCACTCACGCTGCATCACGGTGTACCTCTACACGCACACCACCAACATCAACAACTACACCCCCGGCAGCGTGACGCCCTATGACAAGAAAGGCGTGCTGGCCCAGTTCAAGCGCGTATTCTTCACTCTGCAGTGGCCATAA
- a CDS encoding ABC transporter permease encodes MNLRKIFHVAVYEYRTNARRWGYRLVTFGLPLLGAAVLFGVRALKGHADIGAWVAGGMDKPVAVYDQGNFLPHDAALPAPFVPVDDLDHARQAVRDGQFLALLVLPPDLAAGQKATVYVRDNTMTVTDAVTSRLQTLLLYAELRKAYPSAQALHMAEGPDVQVVVLGSREAVHTEEEGSSRFMVGYALSFLFFIALFSSAGYLLQSVAKEKESHIMELLLSSVTAMELLWGKVIGLAALAATQVMVWLLSLWLLGTQAVHSFPEYEALKATMSQLRHPDPQLLIALLVVMPLSYLAYGLLMAGLGSLGSNLRESQQFSAAVSLLAALPFMLNFLFFINPNGLVPRLLSYFPWTAPAAVLLRLAIGPIPWWDLGVVVLAIAAGAAFSLWAGVRLFRVGVLMSGKKPSWREVWHIIRNPA; translated from the coding sequence GTGAACCTGCGCAAAATTTTCCATGTGGCGGTTTATGAATATCGCACCAACGCCCGCCGTTGGGGTTATCGGTTGGTGACTTTTGGGCTGCCGCTGTTGGGGGCGGCGGTGTTGTTCGGGGTTCGGGCGCTGAAAGGGCATGCCGATATTGGTGCATGGGTCGCGGGTGGCATGGACAAGCCCGTTGCGGTTTATGACCAGGGCAACTTCTTGCCGCACGATGCCGCCTTGCCTGCGCCGTTTGTGCCGGTAGATGACCTTGACCATGCCAGGCAAGCCGTTCGCGACGGGCAATTTCTGGCTTTGCTGGTGTTGCCCCCTGACCTTGCCGCGGGGCAGAAGGCCACGGTTTACGTGCGCGACAACACCATGACGGTGACCGACGCGGTGACCAGTCGCTTGCAAACGTTGCTGCTCTATGCCGAGTTGCGGAAGGCGTATCCGTCGGCTCAAGCGCTCCACATGGCCGAAGGGCCAGATGTGCAAGTGGTGGTGCTGGGCAGCCGGGAGGCGGTGCATACCGAAGAGGAAGGCAGCAGCCGCTTCATGGTGGGATACGCGTTGAGTTTTCTGTTTTTCATCGCCTTGTTCAGTTCGGCAGGTTACCTCTTGCAGAGTGTGGCGAAGGAAAAGGAAAGCCACATCATGGAACTGCTGCTTTCTTCGGTCACCGCGATGGAATTGTTGTGGGGCAAGGTTATCGGCCTGGCTGCTTTGGCTGCGACGCAGGTTATGGTGTGGCTGTTGAGCCTGTGGTTGCTGGGCACGCAGGCCGTTCACAGTTTCCCGGAATACGAGGCGTTGAAGGCCACGATGAGCCAGTTGCGGCACCCGGACCCTCAATTGCTGATTGCGTTGCTGGTGGTCATGCCGTTGAGTTACCTCGCTTATGGGCTGCTGATGGCGGGGTTGGGTTCGTTGGGCAGCAATCTGCGGGAAAGCCAGCAGTTTTCGGCGGCGGTTTCCCTGCTCGCGGCGCTGCCCTTCATGCTCAATTTCCTTTTCTTCATCAACCCCAATGGCCTGGTGCCGCGCCTTTTGAGTTACTTCCCCTGGACGGCGCCTGCGGCTGTGCTGCTTCGCCTGGCTATTGGGCCAATCCCGTGGTGGGATTTGGGCGTGGTGGTGCTGGCAATTGCCGCGGGGGCGGCGTTCAGCCTGTGGGCGGGCGTGCGCCTCTTCCGGGTGGGGGTGCTGATGAGCGGCAAAAAGCCTTCCTGGCGCGAGGTGTGGCACATTATTCGGAACCCGGCTTGA